The Chitinophaga sp. Cy-1792 genome contains the following window.
CCGGTGACGATTGACGGTAAAGAGACTGATAGATAATATGTCTGCAATTTCCCGGCTACGTTTACCATCCTTTATCAGTTTCAGAACCGCCAGTTCCCGCCTGGTAAGGAATTCATTTCCTTCCGGGTCATCCACCGGTACCAGCTTCCCGGTACGGGTATTAATGATGGCGCCGTGGTACCCCGGATGCTCCGTATGAACAGACCCAATATTATAGAGACATAATGCCAGTTGTACCGTACCATGGATGGTACTGCTGAGATAAAATATTCTGTGCTGTACCGGTACAAAAGCCCCTGTTTTACCGCGCATCTGCATACGGCTCTGCACTTGCCAGGCCGACCTTTCTGCCACAGGTATACTTTTAAGGAATTGAAAATACTGGTGCTCCAGCGAATATTTTTCCAGCAGGTCGGCAGGCCGTATCCTGCTGAAGATTTCCTCTTCCCAGATGGAGTCAATGACTTTCGCTTCCCTGTGGGCAGGTATTCCCAGCTCCTCTCCTGCACCACCGGTATAGATGTAGCTTCGGTTTTCCTTCATGTCACTTAAAACACTGATGGCATTTTCTACCTGCGCATACATTTGTGCTACCAGGATGGCATTATGCAGGGCCGTTTCATCTGCGGCATCAACAAAGTGCTGTTGCAAAAGTATTTCGTTCAGGCGCGCTCTGTCCTTCATCTGTTATATTTTTCCCAGGGCGATCATCTGCCAAAACCGCCACCAGCAATAATTACGACAAAAATGGTTATTAATAACCATTGTCCGTAAAATGCGTAGCCACTAGCTTTGTGCTGCCAATACTACCATGGATATTTAATCAATTACCAGAAACAAGATATGAAGAAATTTTTGTTGACAGCGCTGACGTTATCAGCATTGCAGACGGTATATGCCCAGACTTTAGAAAAGATGCAATGGTTTAACGAACCGTCAAAATGGGAGGTAAAAAACAATGCACTTTCTATGTCGGTAACACCACAAACCGACTACTGGCGGATTTCTCACTATGGATTTACCGTTGACGACGCACCGTTTTATTATGCCACCTACGGCGGAGAGTTTGAAGTAAAAGTAAAACTGACGGGTGCCTATAAATCACGTTTCGATCAGATGGGCCTGATGATCAGGGCAGACCAGGAAAACTACATCAAAACAGGTATCGAATTCTATGATGGTAAATTCAATGTAAGCACAGTGGTGACACACCATACAAGCGACTGGAGCGTGCTGCCGCTGGAAAAGACGCCGCCGTTCATTTGGGTAAAGGCAGTACGAAGACTGGATGCCATAGAAATTTACTACTCCTATGACGATAAAAATTATATCATGACCAGGAATGCCCCTATGAAGGATAATCAGCCGCTGATGGTAGGTCTGATGGCAGCCTCGCCGGATGGCGATGGCTTCCATGCGGTATTTGAATCATTTTCTGTAAAGCACCTGCCGGATGCACGCAGGCTGCAATGGTTAAAAAATAACGCAGCGCAGTAAGTTCCGCTATTCTTAAACGGTTACCATTATTAAAATTCCGGTTTCATCCATTGTTGTTTGCCTGGTGTGCTGCCGCCTGTTGTAAAATATCCGCAAAAACCTTCATCGCACTCATGCCCAGCGGCTTTGTCAATACAGCGCTGGCGCCCATCTCCATAAATTCTTCCTGGCATTCCTTAAAACTTGTTGCCGTCACTATGATGACAGGAATATGTTTTAGCGCATCAGTACTTTTGATATAAAGCAGGATATCCTTCCCCGATTGAGCGGCATTCAGTTCTGCATCGAGCAGGATAAGGTCTGGCCGGATATCCCGGGCCATACGCAGTCCGGAGGTACCTTCCCGGGCGTAGTAGTTGGCACATTTACGGAAAAGGTGGTGCTGACTTTTAAAGTTGATGTCTTCATCGTCGATGAGCAGGATTTTCTTTCCGCTGATGACGGCATCCTGGCGTGTTGCTGTAATCACGGGAGAAGCCGACGGCAGCAGTTTTTCATTGGCCACTACCGGAATTTTCACGACAAAAGTGATTTCCTCTCCCGGGCTCCCCGCCTGCAGGAGGATATCACCGCCAAGTCGTCTGGCGAATTTCCTGGAGATTTCGAGGCCGAGGCCGGACCCACCGGTAGCGGTATAATCGGTGCTAACGAAGCTGGTAAAGAGTTCCCCCACCCGGTCATTTTCAAATGCGATGCCCTGGTTGGCCACACTTATCAGTAGCGTATTGGCATGGCATTCAAAGTCTACGTATATACGTAAAGGTGAATTAACCGGTGCATACTTTACCGCGTTTGAGATCAGGTTGAGCATAATTTGGCGGAGCATGGTCTCGTCTGTTGTTACGCGACGTGGCACCTGGTTGCTGGCATAGCTGATGTGGAGTTCCTGGCCTTTGTTACGTGCAGAAAGCACCATCATGTTATAGATGCTGGCCATGA
Protein-coding sequences here:
- a CDS encoding hybrid sensor histidine kinase/response regulator, whose protein sequence is MSPISLLSAIKRLVNAGTAKVDEAQAPALRILNTLSLLTGFMVFAFGMLFYGLVKSKLLLYGVIFEGSVFFSLIYITEWLASTKITAFCMLAIHSFSAIYFGALLGMAINTNVVGFFLLVFLVLGSYFIFRDLRIMAANLLVTVFLLAVTAYNNHYHIIRPIQLDHTNLYIFRWFSIFGMLVLTLTVSSDFIRMVNNLLIRMREADANRRKYLVETSHELKSPLSAIITLASNNIHDKNLDDRTVKLLESIIDAATHGLKVVNNVQEVAKIEAGRPSEIVKVSFELKRFMASIYNMMVLSARNKGQELHISYASNQVPRRVTTDETMLRQIMLNLISNAVKYAPVNSPLRIYVDFECHANTLLISVANQGIAFENDRVGELFTSFVSTDYTATGGSGLGLEISRKFARRLGGDILLQAGSPGEEITFVVKIPVVANEKLLPSASPVITATRQDAVISGKKILLIDDEDINFKSQHHLFRKCANYYAREGTSGLRMARDIRPDLILLDAELNAAQSGKDILLYIKSTDALKHIPVIIVTATSFKECQEEFMEMGASAVLTKPLGMSAMKVFADILQQAAAHQANNNG
- a CDS encoding helix-turn-helix transcriptional regulator is translated as MKDRARLNEILLQQHFVDAADETALHNAILVAQMYAQVENAISVLSDMKENRSYIYTGGAGEELGIPAHREAKVIDSIWEEEIFSRIRPADLLEKYSLEHQYFQFLKSIPVAERSAWQVQSRMQMRGKTGAFVPVQHRIFYLSSTIHGTVQLALCLYNIGSVHTEHPGYHGAIINTRTGKLVPVDDPEGNEFLTRRELAVLKLIKDGKRSREIADILSISLFTVNRHRQNILEKLHVSNSMEACRIAESILLI
- a CDS encoding DUF1349 domain-containing protein, giving the protein MKKFLLTALTLSALQTVYAQTLEKMQWFNEPSKWEVKNNALSMSVTPQTDYWRISHYGFTVDDAPFYYATYGGEFEVKVKLTGAYKSRFDQMGLMIRADQENYIKTGIEFYDGKFNVSTVVTHHTSDWSVLPLEKTPPFIWVKAVRRLDAIEIYYSYDDKNYIMTRNAPMKDNQPLMVGLMAASPDGDGFHAVFESFSVKHLPDARRLQWLKNNAAQ